A window of bacterium genomic DNA:
CGCCTTTTGAAGGTTTGTGTTTTGAGCCTCAAGATCCTTCTTTGCCATGGCAATCTTGCCGGCATCGATGAAGCGGATTGCGCCATCATACAACATGACCACAAGTTCAAGTGGCGATGCGGTGTTTACTGCGGTCTTGCGGTACTGATCAACAGCGTCATAACTACCAGGCAATGAGTTTCTCCTCGATATTTATTAGTCATTGAAATAATCGGAAGCAATGTACTTCCGACTTAGGTTTACTTATTCGCAGCAATGCCGTTCCACATTGCGGTTAACTGAGAAGATTGGCTATTCATCCTGCTGATGGTATCTTCTAAAGCGGAGAATTTCGCGCGGAGCGCAATTTCTCTATCAGCAGTTAGCGCTTGCATTTCAGTCATTCGAGTGGTCAAGTAGTCAATTTGGTCTTGTATGGACTTGTTGTATGCGGAGATGTCACCAGTGGCAGAATCGCTTACTCCCTGAAGATAATCTGAGATATTTTGAGCAATACCACGTGTGAACTTGACAGTGCCATAACTACCTAGTGTTGTACCAGTGACCATCACCTGAAGCCCTTCAGCATCCGTATCGGTGGCGCCGGTGAGAAACTGGCCAAGACCTTCAATTTCCGTACCTCCATCCAAAGTTCCTTTAACATTCAACCCAGTGCCTAATATCGCAGTCTTGCCAACACCGCTGTAACCAAGAGCATCTTTATCGGAAACGACTGAGAAATTGCCTTGACTGCCATATTTTACGGCTGTGAAAGTAAGGATACCGCCAACATTTGAGGCTTGAAGTTGGCTGTTGAGACGTGTGTCGGCATTTATCTGAGCAACTGCTTGATCGAGTGTTTGCCCCCCCGTCAGGAGGATATTAATCGAACTCGAGCCAAAAGGCACTCCCGAAAATGTAAGCATTTCCGTCTCGCCAATCGGTAAAGGACTGGTGTATGCTTGTGTACCTGAAACCAAAGCTTTGGTTGCCAGTTGGGAGATGTTTACTTCATAACCTGTTATGTTCACTGTCGTCTTAGAGGTCGAACTTATATAACGCAAGTCTGTGGTGCTGGGTGTGCCGACTGACTGGAAGAGAGCGCTTATCGCACTCACATCTCCATTAAGTGCTTCTGTTAGTTTGCTGTTATCAACTGAAAGCTTATTGGAAGAGTCGAGCGTGATGCCGATTTCTGTTAGGGTATCAAGAGTGCCACTTAATCCAGAAACTATATTAGTGGCATCACCAATAACACTATCGCGTATACTGCTCGTCACATAATTGCCAAAGAAGGCGCCTGTTTCGAAAGTAGCCGCATCTAACTTTGAGTTCGCATCTACGAAATCAACAAAATTGTTAAAAGCTGTTACGAAGTTGTTGACGTTATTTTTCATCGTCGTGATGTCTTTCGACATCGTGATGGTGCTTTCCTCAGGGGTAGTTAAGTTAGCTTTGACAAGATTGACCGTTACGCCCGATATGACATCGGTGATTGAATTGGATGAACGACTAAATGAGTGGTTATCAATTGAAAAAAGAGCGTCCTTCGCTGCAAGCAATTCATCCCCAGGGTTGAACTGAGTAAGCCCCATAACCTTGAGAATATTGTTGTTGTCTGTTAGGGTGGGTTGGGAAGCGGCTCCCACTAGTTCTAATGAGTATTTGGTTGTTCCATTTGTTGTCGTACTTGTTACAGTGGCAGTCACTGTCGGATCGGCTGCCATAATCTTGTCAGCAACCGTCAGTAATGTGTCGGTTGCCAGATCAATAGTAACATCGAGACCATTCACTGTAATCGTCCCTGTGGGTGAAGCGCTTAAACCGAGCATTGAACCTATCGCAGTCGTTTGACTGGTGAAATCGAATGACGCCATTCCATTGGTAATCGATTCGCGTACAGACTCGACCCCACTGAGAAGTCCTAATTGGTTGAGTACATTGCCTGAGCCAACATCAGCTATCCCTACTTTATTTGCAATCCCTGAATCCTTGGCGGTAAGGGTGAGATAGGTACTGTTTTCACCACCGTTAAGTATTGAGGCTACGACCCCGACATTTGCAGTATTAATCTTTCCGGCAACTGTGGCGAGAGTATCCGTTGCTGTGACCGTGATTGCCTTGTTGTTAACTACAATGGAGCCGGTTAGGTTTAAAGCAGAAGTTGAATTGTTATAAGCTTTAGAGCTTATCTTTTGTGATTGAGCTAATTGGCTTACTTTTAGGCTGTAGGTTCCTTGTTGAGCGGTAGAGGTTGTGGCAACAGTGGCTACTTCAGTTTTCGAGCTAGAAACTGTAACGGATGAGAATGCGGTGGTATTAGTTAATGCGCCTAGAGATGCCTGAAGGTTGTTGACCCTGGATTGGAATTGCTGCATTGCAGAAAGCTGATTCGTGAGATCAGTTTGCTGCTTTGTAAGCCTCTGGATAGGCACTTTTTCCAACTGCATCAATTTAGTGATAATCGATTCTGTATCTAGTCCTGATGCTAGACCGTTAAAGTTAATTCCTGTAGCCATCAGTTGTCCTCCGAAACGAACCTGGTATACCTAATTACTAATTATCGTCAGCCACTTTATTAATGCTTATAGGCAAACCTAACAGGTATCCATCACCGCATAACGATCAGAAGCCCCGCCCCGGCTATGCAGGACGGGACCTCTGGGTGGTGGGGTTGGTGGGAGAAAGTCCTATTTAAGCAGCTGTAGGATACTCTGCGGCGCAGTATTTGCTTGCGCCAATACTGCCATGCCTGATTGCTGCAGAATTTGTAGTTTCGTAAATTGAGTGATCTGTTCGGCCATATCGGCATCACGGATGCTCGATTCCGTAGCTGAGAGGTTCTCTTTCGCTACAGATAGCGAACGGATATTACTTTCGAGAACGTTGCTTTGGAATGAACCGATGCTGCCTCTAAGTCGCGAAATCTGAGCAATAGCATCATCGATAATCAGCATTCCTTCAGTAGCGCCTTGTGCTGCAGTTAAATCGATAGAGTCAAAGCTTTTTAACGCAACAGCGCCTGTTCCTAGTCGATTAGCATGAACATCACCGAAAGATACCTGCGCCGTTTGGTTCGGGCTGCCGCCAACTTGGAATTGCACAGATCCTGAAAAGGCAAGACCAATTGTCGTCGCCGCCGCTACTGCGTTTCCTGCTTCTGTAATGAGGACTGAGTTTCCAAATGTGTCTGTTAGTTTTAATCCTGAATCTGTTGTGGATCTCCCGCCAGAGAAAGCAACAGTAGCAACTGCAGTTGAGCCTGTGCTGTTGTAAACAACCGCTGAAACATTATAAACAGCATTTATTCCGGCAACCGATGAGTAGGTAGCGGTGTGGATAGCATTACCGGCATCCTGAATTTGAACGCTATAGTTCGCGCCGTAGTTTTGCTGATCCAATTGAATATGGTCCGTATCGAAACTG
This region includes:
- a CDS encoding flagellin; amino-acid sequence: MPLRINNNVSAMNALRNLSITADDTAKAVERLSTGMRINRAGDDPAGLVISENLRAQITGIQQALNNSQDASNLSKTAEAALGEIQKLLNESRALAVHAANTGVNSVDTIQADQTQIRSIAEAINRIANQTSFGNKKLLDGSSGVTAAISSPANVTAIQLSGAFNGQTISSGTVTMTRTTTATKVSFDGAKTYATAATLIGTTGAIVLNGVSINYSSTDTVAAFMQKINTYSGQTGVLASFDTDHIQLDQQNYGANYSVQIQDAGNAIHTATYSSVAGINAVYNVSAVVYNSTGSTAVATVAFSGGRSTTDSGLKLTDTFGNSVLITEAGNAVAAATTIGLAFSGSVQFQVGGSPNQTAQVSFGDVHANRLGTGAVALKSFDSIDLTAAQGATEGMLIIDDAIAQISRLRGSIGSFQSNVLESNIRSLSVAKENLSATESSIRDADMAEQITQFTKLQILQQSGMAVLAQANTAPQSILQLLK
- the fliD gene encoding flagellar filament capping protein FliD, producing the protein MATGINFNGLASGLDTESIITKLMQLEKVPIQRLTKQQTDLTNQLSAMQQFQSRVNNLQASLGALTNTTAFSSVTVSSSKTEVATVATTSTAQQGTYSLKVSQLAQSQKISSKAYNNSTSALNLTGSIVVNNKAITVTATDTLATVAGKINTANVGVVASILNGGENSTYLTLTAKDSGIANKVGIADVGSGNVLNQLGLLSGVESVRESITNGMASFDFTSQTTAIGSMLGLSASPTGTITVNGLDVTIDLATDTLLTVADKIMAADPTVTATVTSTTTNGTTKYSLELVGAASQPTLTDNNNILKVMGLTQFNPGDELLAAKDALFSIDNHSFSRSSNSITDVISGVTVNLVKANLTTPEESTITMSKDITTMKNNVNNFVTAFNNFVDFVDANSKLDAATFETGAFFGNYVTSSIRDSVIGDATNIVSGLSGTLDTLTEIGITLDSSNKLSVDNSKLTEALNGDVSAISALFQSVGTPSTTDLRYISSTSKTTVNITGYEVNISQLATKALVSGTQAYTSPLPIGETEMLTFSGVPFGSSSINILLTGGQTLDQAVAQINADTRLNSQLQASNVGGILTFTAVKYGSQGNFSVVSDKDALGYSGVGKTAILGTGLNVKGTLDGGTEIEGLGQFLTGATDTDAEGLQVMVTGTTLGSYGTVKFTRGIAQNISDYLQGVSDSATGDISAYNKSIQDQIDYLTTRMTEMQALTADREIALRAKFSALEDTISRMNSQSSQLTAMWNGIAANK